One Streptomyces lincolnensis genomic region harbors:
- a CDS encoding alkaline phosphatase family protein has translation MAQPASAWDQHPEPLAPDSAPVPAYGTGSLADLLPTLAAGMAVPDMTATIRELTPADRNCVFLIDGLGWEQLKAHPDEAPFMTSLLSSSRGGTGQPLTTGFPATTATSLASVGTGLPPGAHGLPGYTVRNPDTGELMNQLRWQPWTSPAAWQPYPTVFQLADRAGVHAAQVSAPTFENTPLTKVALSGGTFHGRLTGEDRMDLAAEQLAAGDRSLVYTYYAEVDGAGHRFGVDSDTWRGRLMYVDRLVQRLAEQLPPRTALYVTADHGMIDVPFDEQHRIDFDEDWELRAGVALLGGEGRARHVYAVPGASNDVLTCWREVIGEQFWVASRDEAIAAGWFGPPDRVERRVYDRIGDVVAAARDDVLIIASEREPKESAMVGNHGSMTPAEQLVPLLEVRS, from the coding sequence ATGGCGCAGCCCGCCTCCGCCTGGGACCAGCACCCGGAACCCCTCGCCCCCGACTCCGCACCCGTCCCCGCGTACGGCACCGGCTCCCTCGCCGACCTGCTGCCCACCCTGGCCGCCGGTATGGCCGTACCGGACATGACCGCCACGATCCGGGAGCTCACACCCGCCGACCGGAACTGCGTGTTCCTGATCGACGGGCTCGGCTGGGAGCAGCTCAAGGCGCACCCGGACGAGGCGCCCTTCATGACCTCCCTGCTGAGCAGCTCACGCGGCGGCACCGGGCAGCCGCTCACCACCGGCTTCCCGGCGACCACCGCGACCTCCCTCGCCTCGGTCGGCACCGGACTGCCGCCGGGCGCCCACGGACTGCCCGGCTACACCGTCCGCAACCCGGACACCGGCGAGCTGATGAACCAGCTGCGCTGGCAGCCCTGGACCTCGCCGGCCGCCTGGCAGCCGTACCCCACGGTCTTCCAGCTCGCCGACCGGGCGGGCGTGCACGCAGCCCAGGTCTCGGCGCCCACCTTCGAGAACACCCCGCTGACCAAGGTCGCGCTCAGTGGCGGCACCTTCCACGGCCGGCTGACCGGCGAGGACCGCATGGATCTGGCGGCCGAGCAACTGGCCGCCGGTGACCGGTCCCTCGTCTACACGTACTACGCCGAGGTCGACGGCGCGGGCCACCGCTTCGGCGTCGACTCCGACACCTGGCGCGGCCGGCTCATGTACGTCGACCGGCTGGTCCAGCGGCTGGCCGAGCAACTCCCGCCGCGCACCGCCCTCTACGTCACCGCCGACCACGGCATGATCGACGTCCCCTTCGACGAGCAGCACCGCATCGACTTCGACGAGGACTGGGAACTGCGCGCCGGAGTCGCCCTGCTGGGCGGCGAGGGCCGCGCCCGCCACGTCTACGCGGTACCGGGCGCCTCGAACGACGTCCTCACCTGCTGGCGCGAGGTCATCGGCGAGCAGTTCTGGGTCGCCTCGCGTGACGAGGCAATCGCGGCCGGCTGGTTCGGGCCGCCCGACCGGGTCGAACGCCGGGTGTACGACCGTATCGGCGACGTGGTCGCCGCCGCCCGCGACGACGTGCTGATCATCGCCTCCGAGCGGGAGCCCAAGGAGTCGGCGATGGTCGGCAACCACGGTTCGATGACCCCTGCCGAGCAACTGGTCCCGCTGCTCGAAGTACGCTCCTGA
- a CDS encoding D-arabinono-1,4-lactone oxidase, producing the protein MSSTASGKNGTWRNWGGTVASRPAREVTPASVDELADAVRGAAEDGLKVKAVGSGHSFTSIAATDGVLIRPQLLTGIRAIDRDAMTVTVEAGTPLKRVNVALAREGLSLTNMGDIMEQTVSGATSTGTHGTGRESGSIAAQIRGLELVTADGSVLTCSEKENPEVFAAARTGLGALGIVTAITFAVEPIFLLTAREEPMPFDRVLAEFDELWAENEHFEFYWFPHTGSTNTKRNNRSAGPEKPVPQLQGWFEDEFLSNGVFQVAQWVGRAVPGTIPAIAQISSKALSSRTYTDIPYKVFTSPRRVRFVEMEYAVPRAAVTEALRELKSMLDRSGLRVSFPVEVRTAPADDITLSTASGRDSAYIAVHMVKGTPYQRYFTAAERIFTAHEGRPHWGKIHTRDAEYLAGVYPRFGEFTALRDRLDPDRLFQNDYLRRVLGA; encoded by the coding sequence TTGAGCAGCACAGCGAGCGGCAAGAACGGCACGTGGCGTAACTGGGGCGGCACGGTCGCCTCACGTCCCGCGCGGGAGGTCACGCCCGCCTCGGTCGACGAGCTGGCCGACGCCGTCCGCGGGGCCGCCGAGGACGGCCTGAAGGTGAAGGCCGTCGGCAGTGGGCACTCCTTCACGTCGATCGCCGCCACCGACGGTGTGTTGATCCGTCCTCAACTGTTGACCGGTATCCGCGCCATCGACCGGGATGCCATGACCGTCACGGTCGAGGCCGGTACTCCGCTCAAGAGAGTCAATGTGGCCCTGGCCCGCGAGGGCCTGTCGCTCACGAACATGGGCGACATCATGGAGCAGACGGTCTCCGGCGCCACCAGCACCGGAACGCACGGCACGGGCCGCGAGTCGGGGTCGATAGCCGCGCAGATCAGGGGCCTTGAGCTGGTCACGGCCGACGGCTCGGTGCTCACCTGCTCCGAGAAGGAGAATCCGGAGGTCTTCGCCGCCGCCCGCACAGGACTGGGCGCGCTCGGGATCGTCACCGCGATCACCTTCGCCGTGGAGCCGATCTTCCTGCTGACCGCCCGTGAGGAGCCGATGCCCTTCGACCGGGTCCTCGCCGAGTTCGACGAACTGTGGGCCGAGAACGAGCACTTCGAGTTCTACTGGTTCCCGCACACCGGCAGCACCAACACCAAGCGCAACAACCGCAGCGCCGGCCCGGAGAAGCCTGTGCCGCAGCTCCAGGGCTGGTTCGAGGACGAGTTCCTCTCCAACGGCGTGTTCCAGGTGGCCCAGTGGGTCGGCCGCGCGGTGCCCGGCACGATCCCGGCCATCGCGCAGATCTCCAGCAAGGCCCTGTCGTCGCGGACCTACACCGACATCCCCTACAAGGTCTTCACCTCGCCGCGCCGGGTGCGTTTCGTGGAGATGGAGTACGCCGTCCCGCGCGCGGCCGTGACCGAGGCGCTGCGCGAACTGAAGTCGATGCTCGACCGCTCGGGCCTGCGGGTCAGCTTCCCGGTCGAGGTGCGCACCGCCCCGGCCGACGACATCACGCTGTCCACCGCCTCGGGCCGGGACAGCGCCTACATCGCCGTGCACATGGTCAAGGGGACGCCCTACCAGAGGTACTTCACCGCCGCCGAGCGCATCTTCACCGCGCACGAGGGCCGCCCGCACTGGGGCAAGATCCACACACGGGACGCCGAGTACCTCGCCGGTGTCTATCCCCGCTTCGGCGAGTTCACCGCGCTGCGGGACCGGCTCGACCCGGACCGGCTCTTCCAGAACGACTATCTGCGGCGGGTGTTGGGGGCGTAG
- a CDS encoding sulfurtransferase — MNAIISASELVSDLAGDTPPVLLDVRWQLSVAKAAGEPSFDGRAEYAAGHLPGAVFVDLDRELASASGERGRHPLPDLAAFGAAMRRAGVSSDTPVVVYDGGQGWAAARAWWLLRWTGHPDVRVLDGGLPSWRGDLSTDVPEPAEGDFEPVARATGLLDADAAAALARSGVLLDARAGERYRGEVEPIDRVGGHIPGALSAPTNDNVAPDGRFLPVEELAARFKALGASDGTEVGVYCGSGVSGAHEVLALAVAGIPAALYVGSWSEWSSDPARPVAVGPDPQ; from the coding sequence ATGAACGCCATCATCTCCGCATCCGAACTCGTGAGCGATCTGGCGGGCGACACCCCGCCCGTCCTGCTCGACGTCCGCTGGCAGCTGAGCGTGGCCAAGGCGGCCGGGGAGCCGTCGTTCGACGGCCGGGCCGAGTACGCGGCCGGACACCTCCCGGGCGCCGTCTTCGTCGACCTGGACCGGGAGCTGGCCTCCGCCTCGGGTGAGCGCGGCCGGCACCCGCTGCCCGACCTCGCGGCCTTCGGCGCGGCCATGCGCCGCGCGGGCGTCTCCTCGGACACGCCGGTGGTCGTGTACGACGGCGGACAGGGCTGGGCGGCCGCCCGCGCCTGGTGGCTGCTGCGCTGGACGGGTCACCCGGACGTGCGGGTCCTCGACGGCGGGTTGCCGTCCTGGAGGGGTGACCTCTCGACGGACGTACCCGAGCCCGCCGAGGGCGATTTCGAGCCCGTTGCGCGCGCGACGGGACTGCTCGACGCGGACGCCGCGGCGGCGCTGGCCCGCTCCGGTGTCCTGCTGGACGCGCGCGCGGGGGAGCGGTACCGGGGCGAGGTCGAGCCGATCGACCGCGTCGGCGGCCACATCCCGGGCGCGCTCTCCGCGCCCACGAACGACAACGTGGCCCCGGACGGCCGTTTCCTGCCCGTCGAGGAACTGGCCGCGCGCTTCAAGGCACTCGGCGCGTCCGACGGTACGGAGGTCGGCGTCTACTGCGGCTCGGGCGTCTCCGGCGCCCACGAGGTCCTCGCCCTGGCGGTCGCGGGCATCCCGGCCGCGCTGTACGTCGGTTCCTGGTCGGAGTGGTCCTCGGATCCCGCGCGTCCGGTCGCCGTGGGTCCCGATCCCCAGTAG
- a CDS encoding VOC family protein has translation MTEARGSAGPNGETHVRHAPGSPCWVSLMVHGMAATQEFYGALFGWEFVPGPRQLGPYVRALLDGHEVAGIGQLPPDRHLPVAWTPYLASDDVDLTAESVRLCGGTIGVGPVDADEAGRLVIGSDPSGAVFGVWQAAAHRGTAVFGVPGTPAWHELLTFEAAGVAKFYETVFGYEEESAASTDADRVTLRVGDRPVAAIHGVGTELPRDRGPHWITYFQVSDTDDAVTRLTDLGGHVLKPPHDTPYGRVTTVSDPEGARFSLLEPVSHSPSP, from the coding sequence ATGACCGAGGCAAGGGGGTCGGCAGGCCCGAACGGCGAGACGCACGTGCGGCATGCGCCCGGCTCGCCCTGCTGGGTGAGCCTGATGGTGCACGGGATGGCTGCCACCCAGGAGTTCTACGGAGCGCTGTTCGGCTGGGAGTTCGTGCCGGGGCCGCGGCAACTGGGCCCCTATGTGCGGGCGCTGCTCGACGGGCACGAGGTGGCCGGCATCGGCCAGCTGCCGCCCGACCGGCATCTCCCCGTGGCCTGGACGCCGTATCTCGCCTCGGACGACGTGGATCTGACGGCCGAGTCGGTACGGCTGTGCGGTGGCACGATCGGGGTGGGGCCGGTGGACGCCGACGAGGCCGGGCGGCTGGTGATCGGTTCGGACCCCTCGGGCGCGGTGTTCGGCGTGTGGCAGGCGGCGGCCCACCGGGGCACGGCCGTCTTCGGGGTGCCGGGCACACCGGCCTGGCACGAGCTGCTGACCTTCGAGGCCGCCGGCGTCGCCAAGTTCTACGAGACGGTGTTCGGCTACGAGGAGGAATCCGCCGCCTCCACCGACGCCGACCGCGTCACCCTCCGCGTCGGCGACCGCCCCGTCGCCGCCATCCACGGCGTCGGCACCGAGCTCCCCCGCGACCGCGGCCCCCACTGGATCACCTACTTCCAGGTCTCCGACACGGACGACGCGGTCACCCGTCTCACGGACCTCGGCGGCCACGTCCTCAAGCCGCCCCACGACACCCCCTACGGCCGCGTCACCACGGTCTCCGACCCGGAAGGCGCCCGTTTCTCCCTGCTCGAACCGGTCTCACACTCGCCCTCGCCCTGA
- the sepH gene encoding septation protein SepH — protein MPELRVVAVSNDGTRLVLKAADSTEYTLPIDERLRAAVRGDRPRLGQIEIEVESHLRPRDIQARIRAGATAEEVAQMAGIPVDRVRRFEGPVLAERAFMAERARKTPVRRPGENAGPQLGEAVQERLTLRGAEKDSVQWDSWRRDDGTWEVLLVYLVASEPHSASWTYDPPRRLVQAVDEEARSLIGESDDLAASPEPSFPFVPRIARLPRDRPLDRALDRERPSLPAASTEAVEESTGATASASERDSLTSLLEAVPSFRGDLVVPERPAEVVPEVEEPTPEPEEEEPPAPAASAGSAYADVLMPRSVGGHRDRLIGSTDRQAEADGVRPGRRAAVPSWDEIVFGTRRKKQE, from the coding sequence ATGCCCGAACTGCGTGTCGTGGCCGTCTCCAATGACGGCACACGGCTGGTGCTGAAGGCTGCCGACTCTACGGAGTACACGCTACCGATCGACGAACGCCTGCGCGCCGCCGTGCGCGGCGACCGTCCGCGCCTCGGCCAGATCGAGATCGAGGTGGAGAGCCATCTCCGCCCCCGTGACATCCAGGCGCGTATACGTGCCGGCGCGACCGCGGAAGAAGTCGCGCAGATGGCGGGCATCCCCGTCGACCGCGTACGACGCTTCGAGGGCCCTGTGCTGGCCGAGCGGGCCTTCATGGCCGAGCGGGCCCGCAAGACCCCGGTCCGTCGGCCCGGCGAGAACGCCGGGCCGCAGCTCGGCGAGGCCGTCCAGGAACGCCTCACGCTGCGCGGCGCCGAGAAGGACTCCGTCCAGTGGGACTCCTGGCGCCGCGACGACGGCACCTGGGAGGTCCTGCTGGTCTACCTGGTGGCGAGCGAACCGCACTCGGCGAGCTGGACGTACGACCCGCCCCGGCGGCTCGTCCAGGCCGTCGACGAGGAGGCGCGCTCGCTGATCGGCGAGTCCGACGACCTCGCCGCCTCGCCGGAGCCCAGCTTTCCCTTCGTACCGCGGATCGCCCGGCTGCCGCGCGACCGCCCGCTGGACCGCGCCCTCGACCGGGAGCGGCCGAGCCTGCCGGCGGCATCGACCGAAGCCGTCGAGGAGAGCACCGGCGCCACCGCCAGTGCCAGCGAACGGGACTCGCTGACCAGCCTGCTGGAGGCGGTACCGAGCTTCCGGGGCGACCTGGTGGTGCCGGAGCGCCCCGCCGAGGTGGTTCCCGAGGTGGAGGAACCCACCCCGGAGCCCGAGGAGGAGGAGCCCCCGGCTCCCGCGGCCTCGGCCGGTTCCGCGTACGCGGACGTCCTCATGCCGCGCTCCGTCGGCGGCCACCGTGACCGTCTCATCGGCTCGACCGACCGTCAGGCCGAGGCGGACGGCGTCCGCCCGGGCCGCCGGGCGGCGGTGCCGAGCTGGGACGAGATCGTGTTCGGGACGCGGCGGAAGAAGCAGGAGTAG
- a CDS encoding DUF5998 family protein has protein sequence MDVMAKTSTTTQGLRAAIERSGYYPALVAEAVEAAVGGEPIRSYLVHQETTFDQNEVRRHVTVLVLTGNRFIVSHTDEQAADTTSPTPYATTSTESVKIGRISSVVVSRVVANPEQYQPGSLPREVVLTIGWGAVSRIDLEPAACGDPNCEADHGYTGSSTADDLSLRVSEAGDGPETVRQALVFAQAISEATADVTR, from the coding sequence ATGGACGTCATGGCCAAGACCAGTACGACGACCCAGGGGCTGCGAGCGGCGATCGAGCGCAGCGGCTACTACCCGGCCCTCGTGGCCGAGGCGGTGGAGGCCGCCGTGGGCGGCGAGCCCATCCGGTCGTACCTGGTCCACCAGGAGACGACGTTCGACCAGAACGAGGTGCGGCGGCATGTGACCGTCCTCGTCCTCACCGGCAACCGCTTCATCGTCAGCCACACCGACGAGCAGGCCGCGGACACCACCTCCCCGACGCCGTACGCCACCACCTCCACCGAGTCGGTCAAGATCGGCCGGATCTCCTCGGTCGTGGTCAGCCGGGTCGTCGCCAACCCGGAGCAGTACCAGCCGGGCTCCCTGCCCCGCGAGGTCGTGCTCACCATCGGCTGGGGAGCCGTCTCCCGCATCGACCTGGAGCCCGCCGCCTGCGGCGACCCCAACTGCGAGGCCGACCACGGCTACACCGGAAGCTCGACGGCGGACGACCTGAGCCTGCGCGTGAGCGAGGCCGGGGACGGCCCGGAGACGGTGCGCCAGGCGCTCGTCTTCGCACAGGCCATCTCCGAGGCGACCGCGGACGTCACCCGCTGA
- a CDS encoding thymidine kinase codes for MPELVFFSGTMDCGKSTLALQIEHNRSARGLTGMIFTRDDRAGEGKLSSRLGLVTDAVEVEDGQDLYAYLVDHLSQGRRADYVIADEAQFLAPEQIDQLARVVDDLALDVFAFGITTDFRSKLFPGSQRLVELADRVEVLQVEALCWCGARATHNARTIGGAMVVEGAQVVVGDVDQGDDIGYEVLCRRHHSRRMTAATAHAAALSPDVLPVSSS; via the coding sequence ATGCCCGAGCTGGTGTTCTTCTCCGGAACGATGGACTGCGGGAAGTCGACCCTGGCTCTCCAGATCGAACACAACCGCTCGGCGCGCGGCCTCACGGGCATGATCTTCACGCGTGACGACCGGGCCGGCGAGGGCAAGCTGTCCTCACGGCTCGGCCTGGTCACGGACGCGGTCGAGGTCGAGGACGGCCAGGACCTGTACGCCTATCTCGTCGACCATCTCTCCCAGGGCCGACGCGCGGACTACGTGATCGCGGACGAGGCGCAGTTCCTCGCGCCGGAGCAGATCGACCAGCTCGCCCGCGTGGTCGACGACCTGGCCCTGGACGTCTTCGCCTTCGGTATCACCACCGACTTCCGCTCCAAGCTGTTCCCCGGCTCCCAGCGCCTGGTGGAACTGGCCGACCGCGTCGAGGTCCTCCAGGTCGAGGCCCTGTGCTGGTGCGGTGCCCGCGCCACGCACAACGCCCGCACGATAGGCGGCGCGATGGTGGTCGAGGGCGCCCAGGTCGTCGTCGGGGACGTCGACCAGGGCGACGACATCGGCTACGAGGTCCTGTGCCGCCGGCACCACAGCCGCCGCATGACCGCGGCGACCGCCCACGCGGCGGCCCTGTCCCCGGACGTCCTGCCGGTCTCGTCGTCCTGA
- a CDS encoding bifunctional GNAT family N-acetyltransferase/acetate--CoA ligase family protein: MQTSPDRHEYPAHWEADVVLRDGGTARVRPITVDDADRLVSFYEQVSDESKYYRFFAPYPRLSAKDVHRFTHHDFVDRVGLAATIGGEFIATVRYDRIGADGMPASAPADEAEVAFLVQDAHQGRGVASALLEHIGAVARERGIRRFAAEVLPANSKMIKVFTDAGYTQKRSFEDGVVRLEFDLEPTDRSLAVQYAREQRAEARSVQRLLSPGSVAVVGVGRSPGGVGRSVLGNIRDAGFTGRLYAVNKGLPEEQKELDGVPAYRSVRDIGEPVDLAVVAVPAERVPEVVAECGRHGVQGLVVLSAGYAESGPEGRERQRELVRHARAYGMRIIGPNAFGVINTSADVRLNASLAPEMPRPGRTGLFSQSGAIGIALLSRLHRRGGGVTGVTGVSTFVSAGNRADVSGNDVLQYWYDDPDTDVVLMYLESIGNPRKFTRLARRTAAAKPLVVVQGAGSAPQGHAVRATRLPHATVSALLRQAGVIRVETITELVDTGLLLARQPLPGGARVAILGNSESLGLLTYDACLSEGLRPLRPLDLTTGASPEDFHGALSQALADDACDAVVVTAIPAVGSGTAGDAALAEALSSAAERVPGKPVLVVHVEFGGLAEALSAATSTAPQPGASGPKPRAGEPGTASPAGSSGSPSGPPPSGTGAAARPFFRLDAPRPAADAPDESAVENRSRLIPAYPAAERAVRALSEVVRYAQWRRDAAEPGKVPEYEDIDENGAAELIDGLLTRGQGLTLGTDETCELLGKYGVQVHRALPAPTPHAAADAARTLGYPVALKATAPHLRHRADLGGVRLDLADEEQLRRAYAELTDLFGKPEELRPVVQRMAPRGVDTVVRAVIDPAAGAVLSFGLAGAASQLLGDMAHRLVPVTDREATSLIRSIRTAPLLFGWRGSTPVDTPALEELLLRVSRLVDDHPEVVAATLEPVVVAPHGLSVLGASVRLAPPPARDDLGPRTLPAY; the protein is encoded by the coding sequence ATGCAGACCTCGCCGGACCGGCACGAGTACCCCGCCCATTGGGAGGCCGACGTGGTGCTGCGCGACGGGGGTACCGCGCGCGTCAGGCCCATCACCGTCGATGACGCCGATCGCCTCGTCAGCTTCTACGAGCAGGTGTCGGACGAGTCGAAGTACTACCGCTTCTTCGCGCCCTACCCGCGCCTGTCCGCCAAGGACGTCCACCGCTTCACGCACCACGACTTCGTGGACAGGGTGGGACTCGCGGCCACCATCGGCGGCGAGTTCATCGCCACCGTACGCTACGACCGCATCGGCGCCGACGGAATGCCCGCGTCCGCTCCCGCCGACGAGGCCGAGGTCGCCTTCCTCGTCCAGGACGCCCACCAGGGGCGCGGGGTCGCCTCCGCCCTCCTCGAACACATCGGGGCCGTCGCGCGCGAGCGCGGCATCCGCCGCTTCGCGGCCGAGGTGCTGCCCGCCAACAGCAAGATGATCAAGGTGTTCACCGACGCCGGCTACACCCAGAAGCGCAGCTTCGAGGACGGCGTCGTCCGCCTGGAGTTCGATCTGGAGCCGACGGACCGCTCGCTCGCCGTGCAGTACGCGCGCGAACAGCGCGCCGAGGCGCGGTCCGTGCAGCGACTGCTCAGCCCCGGCTCCGTCGCCGTGGTCGGCGTCGGCCGCTCGCCCGGCGGCGTGGGCCGCAGCGTCCTCGGCAACATCCGGGACGCCGGGTTCACGGGCCGGCTGTACGCCGTGAACAAGGGCCTGCCCGAGGAGCAGAAGGAACTGGACGGGGTCCCCGCGTACCGCTCGGTGCGGGACATCGGGGAGCCCGTAGACCTCGCCGTCGTCGCCGTCCCGGCGGAGCGCGTCCCCGAGGTCGTCGCCGAGTGCGGCAGGCACGGCGTGCAGGGACTCGTCGTCCTGTCCGCCGGGTACGCCGAGAGCGGCCCCGAGGGACGCGAGCGCCAGCGGGAACTCGTCCGGCACGCGCGCGCGTACGGCATGCGCATCATCGGCCCGAACGCCTTCGGCGTCATCAACACCTCCGCGGACGTACGGCTGAACGCCTCCCTGGCCCCGGAGATGCCCCGCCCGGGCCGGACCGGTCTGTTCTCCCAGTCCGGCGCCATCGGCATCGCCCTGCTGTCCCGGCTGCACCGCCGCGGCGGCGGTGTCACCGGCGTGACCGGCGTGTCCACCTTCGTCTCCGCCGGCAACCGGGCCGACGTCTCCGGCAACGACGTCCTTCAGTACTGGTACGACGACCCCGACACCGACGTCGTCCTCATGTACCTGGAGTCCATCGGCAACCCGCGCAAGTTCACCCGCCTCGCCCGGCGTACGGCGGCGGCGAAGCCGCTGGTCGTGGTGCAGGGCGCCGGTTCCGCCCCGCAGGGACACGCCGTCCGGGCGACCCGGCTGCCCCATGCCACGGTCTCCGCGCTGCTGCGGCAGGCCGGGGTGATCCGGGTCGAGACGATCACGGAGCTGGTGGACACGGGCCTGCTGCTCGCCCGGCAGCCGCTGCCCGGCGGGGCGCGGGTGGCGATCCTCGGGAACTCCGAGTCGCTGGGCCTGCTGACCTACGACGCGTGCCTGTCCGAAGGGCTCAGGCCGCTGCGGCCGCTGGACCTGACCACCGGTGCCTCGCCCGAGGACTTCCACGGCGCGCTGTCGCAGGCCCTGGCCGACGACGCCTGCGATGCCGTGGTGGTCACCGCGATACCGGCGGTGGGGTCGGGGACGGCCGGGGACGCGGCACTGGCCGAGGCCCTGAGTTCGGCGGCCGAGCGGGTGCCGGGCAAGCCGGTGCTCGTCGTGCACGTCGAGTTCGGAGGACTCGCGGAGGCACTGTCGGCCGCGACCAGCACCGCACCGCAGCCGGGCGCGAGCGGACCGAAGCCACGCGCGGGCGAACCCGGCACCGCAAGCCCGGCCGGTTCCTCCGGCAGCCCGTCCGGCCCCCCTCCCTCAGGCACCGGAGCCGCTGCCCGCCCCTTCTTCCGCCTCGACGCGCCCCGACCCGCCGCCGACGCCCCGGACGAGTCCGCCGTCGAGAACCGCTCCCGGCTCATCCCCGCCTACCCCGCCGCCGAGCGCGCCGTACGGGCCCTGTCCGAAGTGGTCCGGTACGCGCAGTGGCGGCGCGACGCCGCCGAGCCCGGAAAGGTGCCCGAGTACGAGGACATCGACGAGAACGGCGCCGCCGAGCTGATCGACGGCCTGCTGACGCGCGGCCAGGGCCTCACCCTCGGCACCGACGAGACCTGCGAACTGCTCGGGAAGTACGGCGTCCAGGTGCACCGCGCCCTGCCCGCGCCCACCCCCCACGCCGCCGCCGACGCCGCCCGCACCCTCGGCTACCCGGTCGCCCTCAAGGCCACCGCCCCGCACCTCAGGCACCGCGCCGACCTGGGCGGCGTACGCCTCGACCTCGCGGACGAGGAACAACTGCGGCGGGCGTACGCCGAGTTGACCGACCTGTTCGGGAAGCCGGAGGAGCTGCGGCCGGTGGTGCAGCGGATGGCACCGCGGGGAGTCGACACCGTCGTCCGGGCCGTCATCGACCCGGCGGCCGGGGCAGTGCTGTCGTTCGGACTCGCCGGGGCCGCCTCCCAGTTGCTCGGCGACATGGCCCACCGTCTCGTCCCGGTCACCGACCGGGAGGCGACCTCCCTTATCCGGTCGATCCGGACGGCGCCGCTGCTGTTCGGCTGGCGCGGCTCCACCCCGGTCGACACACCTGCCCTGGAGGAACTGCTGCTGCGGGTGTCCCGCCTGGTCGACGACCACCCGGAGGTCGTCGCGGCCACCCTGGAACCGGTGGTCGTCGCCCCGCACGGCCTGAGCGTCCTCGGCGCCTCGGTCCGCCTGGCACCCCCGCCCGCCCGCGACGACCTGGGCCCGCGCACCCTTCCCGCCTACTAG
- a CDS encoding MFS transporter, which translates to MPSPYRALFAAPGSKAFSTAGFLGRMPLSMMGIGVVTMVSQLTGRYGLAGALSATIALAAAVAGPQVSRLVDVHGQRRVLRPATLISLVAAAGLLFAAHYGWPDWTLYVFSAGIGCVPSIGAMIRARWAALYRGTPQLHTAYSFESVIDEVCFIFGPIISIGLSTVWFPEAGPLLAACFLAVGVFWLTAQRGTEPAPHPREHDNKGTALRSPGLQVLVATFVATGAIFGAVDVVTVAFADEQGHKGAASIVLALYAAGSCVAGLVFGLLHFKGAPEPRWLLGICAMAVSMIPLLLVGNLPFLAVALFVAGLSIAPTMITTMSLIEQHVPRAQLTEGMTWISTGLAVGVALGSSVAGWVIDAAGAQAGYGVPAVSGAVAVAVGFLGYRRLKRPAPRRGGTVEQHSERQERHVA; encoded by the coding sequence GTGCCCAGCCCCTACCGCGCCCTGTTCGCCGCACCCGGCTCCAAGGCCTTCTCCACCGCCGGGTTCCTCGGCCGGATGCCGCTGTCGATGATGGGGATCGGCGTGGTGACGATGGTCTCCCAGCTCACCGGGCGGTACGGGCTGGCGGGTGCCCTGTCGGCCACCATCGCGCTCGCCGCGGCGGTGGCGGGCCCGCAGGTCTCGCGGCTGGTGGACGTGCACGGGCAGCGGCGGGTACTGCGTCCGGCGACGCTGATCTCGCTCGTCGCGGCGGCGGGACTGCTGTTCGCCGCGCACTACGGGTGGCCGGACTGGACGCTGTACGTCTTCAGCGCGGGCATCGGATGCGTGCCGAGCATCGGCGCGATGATCCGCGCGCGGTGGGCTGCCCTGTATCGGGGCACCCCGCAGCTGCACACGGCGTACTCCTTCGAGTCCGTGATCGACGAGGTCTGCTTCATCTTCGGGCCGATCATCTCCATCGGGCTGTCCACGGTCTGGTTCCCGGAGGCGGGCCCGCTGCTCGCGGCCTGCTTCCTGGCGGTCGGTGTCTTCTGGCTGACCGCTCAGCGCGGCACCGAGCCCGCCCCGCATCCGCGCGAACACGACAACAAGGGCACGGCGTTGCGCTCCCCCGGTCTCCAGGTCCTGGTGGCGACCTTCGTGGCGACCGGCGCGATCTTCGGGGCGGTCGACGTGGTCACGGTCGCCTTCGCCGACGAGCAGGGGCACAAGGGCGCCGCGAGCATCGTGCTGGCGCTGTACGCGGCGGGTTCGTGCGTCGCGGGCCTGGTGTTCGGACTGCTGCACTTCAAGGGGGCGCCCGAACCTCGCTGGCTGCTGGGCATATGCGCGATGGCCGTGAGTATGATCCCCCTCCTACTGGTCGGAAACTTGCCGTTTCTGGCCGTGGCGCTGTTCGTTGCGGGCCTGTCCATCGCTCCCACGATGATCACGACGATGTCCCTCATCGAGCAGCACGTACCACGCGCGCAACTGACCGAGGGCATGACCTGGATCAGCACCGGGCTCGCGGTCGGGGTCGCGCTCGGCTCCTCCGTGGCCGGCTGGGTGATCGACGCCGCCGGTGCGCAGGCCGGGTACGGGGTTCCGGCGGTGTCCGGGGCCGTCGCGGTCGCGGTCGGTTTCCTGGGGTATCGCCGGCTCAAGAGGCCGGCTCCACGTCGGGGAGGCACCGTTGAGCAGCACAGCGAGCGGCAAGAACGGCACGTGGCGTAA